gttTATCTAGTTAATAATTAACTGGgttatcattatttattaataaatattgcaCTGTTAGTGATGCTATGATCTTTTACATAATTATCTGTGGGtctttctttctgtttttcTAATCGCCTAGTTAATTAATTGGCAgtactttatttttctattttgttagtGGTTGAAGAAGAATTgagaaaaattaagaagaattTCCAATTCAAGTTTTTGTAGTAATTAATGCTGTTCAATATTGTACAGTTAGCAATGCTATGTCCTTACATCATTATCTACTGGTCTGTGTCTTTTTTGCTGTTGACTGAAGAGTTAGTTTTGAAGATAGTTTAGAATTAGAGTGTTAATTAatatggtggtggtggtgacggTGATCTTCATTTGATTCTGCAATGTGGAGTCACACCTGTGGTTGGTGCTGGGGGGTTTGATATTCCACAGGAACTATAGTATTAAATAATCGAGTCTGAAAGAATGTGGTTGGAAATTTTGTTGTGGGGCCCACTTACATGACCTGTTTTTCTTCCATTCATTGGATATCCACAAGTGAAGATGGGTTATTAAAATACGGTGCCTTAAATTCCGCACCATTGAATGCTTGACTCATGGTATGATATGGTACTACTCAAAATGGGCGTTTACCTTTCACTTTTTAAATTGGATCGTTTTGGCTGTTTGTGCTAGCTATTTTTCCCTTGACTTTTTCCTTCACataaggggaaacaaaattATTCATGTTCCGTACATCATGTTTGAAAAGTATGATGCCATCACATTACCATTTCGCAAAGGGAACTACTTTTTAAGTTCTTGTACACGTGGTGATCCAGCCTAACAATTTCTTATGAAAACTAGTTAATAATAGTATGTTTGCTTTGAGATGTGAATTGGGATTTTTGTTAAAGATTGTTTTTGGTATTAATTGGACAATGCTAATGAATCTGAAATAGATTGCTGAGGTTTCCAGAGTGGACTGTTGTTGAGGTATCCAAAATGGACTAAGATGATTTGTCCGAAGTCTTCTAGTGATGGTGAACTCTTAGCAAATTTGATGATCAAGTTATTAAATATTCAACCAGAGTGATGATGTGTAATAAATGAGCCGCTCATACAATGATGCTAGTTGTATTTACAAGAGCCTAACACGAGTTGGATTCCTTGATATGGAGTAAGGCCTCTCAAGGGCAATATTCTCTTGTCATGATTTCATCTTGAAAATCTTACTCTTGATTATTAATCTAGGTTGATCCAACTTTTCAGTTGAGGTAATCCGTTATATGGATTGAAACTTGAGCCTAGTTCGGAACGAAGATGAATTATTGAAATACTTAATACAAGCTTTTCATGACAATGTTTGTAAAATTAGATGAACTCGTTCTATTCTAAAGGACATACTAAATCAAAATGTTTGCCATTCTATCATGTGTTTCAGTTGGCGTATTGCATTTAATTTTACAGTTTTACTATCAACACAATATAGTACCTTCCAAGTTAAATTCAGTCTAGCTATTTAATTATCTAACATGTTTTTCTGTTGATTGGAAAATGCAGTCAGAAGTGAACTTTTTAGGAAGGCTTTCTCACCCCAACCTGGTCAAGTTGTTGGGTTATTGTTGGGACGATGATGAGCTTCTTCTTGTTTATGAATTCTTGCCAAAGGGAAGCTTGGAGAATCATCTTTTCAGAAGTATGTAAATTGAAGACCATTAAAATGAATATAAGAAAACTCATCCTCATGAATTTGAGTTTAATTCATTCTCTGTCATTTTTCTGAGCAGGAAATCCTAACATAGAACCACTTTCTTGGAACACCCGGCTTAAAATAGCTATTGGTGCAGCTCGGGGATTAGCTTTCTTGCACGCCTCCGAAAAGCAAGTCATATACCGAGACTTCAAGGCCTCAAATATACTTCTCGATTTGGTCAGTTATTTTTTCGTAGTTGATTTTCTTATGTTGTTTGTTAGTCtaccttttccctttttctcttaGAGATGGAAGCTAAAGGAAATGTAGTATCAAATAGGGATGAACAGACAGCTTACAAATTTGGACCCCATTGTTGTTTTACTACCAACCTCATGCGGAAAAGGTTAACTTAATCTGTTAAGAGAATATCAACTGAAAAATGCAGTATCTTCGTTCTcattttctcttgtttttttagtgctgtcaatatatattatagacCCGAATACTGGATGTAGTTGAAGAATATTACATGATGTTATGTGTGCATACtgcataattataattttaaagtaagagaattgatatttatttattgttaaattcCTCAGATCATTTAGATAACCGATTGTTTTGTGTCCTACAGAATTTCAATGCAAAAATCTCAGATTTTGGCTTGGCGAAATTGGGGCCTTCTGGGGGACAATCACATGTAACTACCAGGGTCATGGGTACGTATGGTTATGCTGCTCCAGAATACATAGCAACAGGTAACTATATCTTGACATAATTGACAATTAAAGGAACTTGAAATGTATGTTTTGACTATTAATGACTCACGAGGCATAATATGACCCAAGAATTACATGCCATGCAATATAAGAAGGAAATGGAAGCAAAATCTAGGACAAAATGAATGGTTTATCTGGTTTgagaatttcattttttgtttatatttcctATTATCATATCTAATTACTAAAATGCCACTTGACTTCTTGATTTCAAAGATTTGTACGTGAAAAGAAGGAATTGTGCTGTTTTCACTATTTATAAGAATaagaaataaactaaaaataagtcaGCATATTAGCATTTTTGTAACTATAagtaaaaacaagaaatgaaaacagaCAAAGACAAAGCTTCCTTAAACCAAATTGACCTTAATGTAATATTCTAAAGCAATCAATGGTTTGTGGAAGATGAGGTAGGGGAAGGTAGACTAAAAATAAGGAATATTTCAACAGGTCACTTGTATCAATATTTCAACCACAAATTAACATGACTTTGAATTGTATTAATATTTCAACAGGCCACTTGTATGTGAAGAGTGATGTCTACGGATTTGGCGTAGTGCTACTTGAAATACTGACAGGCATGCGGGCACTTGACACAAAACGGCCAACAGGGCAGCAGAACCTAGTTGAATGGACCAAGCCTCttctctcttccaagaaaaagttgaaaacaATAATGGATGCTAAGATAGTGGGTCAATATTCACCAAAGGCAGCGTTTCAAGCAGCACAACTTACTGTAAAATGTCTAGAACATGACCCCAAACAACGTCCTTCCATGAAAGAAGTGCTTGAGGGATTGGAAGCCATTGAAGCTATCCATGAAAAATCCAAGGAATCCAAAACCCGCAATTCTTATCAATCTCCTCGGCAGAGAGTTGTGAGAGTATAAGTAAATTTGTATACAAAAGAAGACCACTAGAGAGTGAGAATAGCCATATGGTCCATTGAATGTTGGATCACTCACCTAATAGATgtgatttctttctttcttttttcttgtgttGCTTGGAAGGGGAGAATTTTACTGGGCTTTtacatgtatgatttttttgtgaattattcacatttttataaaatgggAAAATATTTTGTAAGTGCAATAAAGTAACAAAATTTTGATGCCAATATGTCACTTTTTTATCAAGACTTTTTCTTTCATCAATGGAAAGTTGATCGGCTCAAGTATATCTTTAATAGTAGAATAGTTAAGAGTCTTATTTGAGCATTATTATATATCATACatgtttgtttatatatatatatatatatatatatatattatccaaGACCCACAAAATATACGTGGCATCCTACTTTTAGATCCATGCTAGCTCTGCTAAAAGTGCATAAACGCTTGACCATTAGCAGTCGGGTTCCTCAAGTTTATCTCTAACCTAACTAATATTCAAATGTATTTGAATATCTTACCCATTGGCAGGTAATTAATCATCTATAACACCACACATTATCTATAAGGTACaattatcttctatcttttatctataagcaaatgtttatctctaacattatctataagctTCCGGTTATTATCTACAAGCCAAAAATTATCTACAAGGCTATAACAacccctacaaacaaggaccaACATCCTCGCtcaactaatataaatataggTTCCATCGAACTCCTATACATGACTTGCTCACACACTCAGCACACAACAACAAGCCTGTGCTCCCTTCTCTTTCTCGCCCATACGAGCTTACTTCAGCATATACTTGCTTTGCTTTTCTCACACATATTCTTACTTGAGCGTCAAAgtcctttgttttgcaggtccCTCCTCCTGTTAAAGGCACCTCTCCAAGCTGACATGTGAAGTTCAGGACCCCACTCAACTACATCCATCTTGACATGTCATGATTTCAGATTTTAGTAAGAACATTTGGCGCCCACCGTGGGGCCGCAGTAAAACATTCCCCGTGGCCTCTCATTAATCCTCTCACATTCATCCATGGTTAGCACTTGGTCTGGTCTCAGGCGTGAGACCCCCCTCGCATACTCCCATCCTCCTCTGGCGGCTATGACCGACACAAACATTGTACAACAACTCCAAAACCACGTCGCAGAGATTGAGCGACACCACGAGAAAGAGTTGACAAAGCTAAAGGTTAACCATGACTAGCTAAAGGCTTGTATCAGACACCCCCGCGACGACGAGCAATCCGCCCACACCTTGGCTAAACGGACTCAAGGGAAATCACACCCTCGACGCACAGGCACCATTGCCGATGATCTGAGCCTCTTCCACATGCTTCGTCGAGTGCAAACTGTGCGTCAACATCTATTTATCAATTGCATTATGGAGGGAGACATACCCTTGGGGGTGGAAACCACTCAACCTCAAGTGGTACGATGGGACAACAGATCCAAACGAGCATCTGGATGTTTTCCTGAAATAAGTGAACCTCTACACCAATGACAATGCAATTCTATGTCGTGTCTTCCCTACCTCCTTCAAGGGGGTAGCACTGACCTGCTATGGTGGACTTCCACCTAGGCCCATAGACAACTTCGACACCCTCATCGAACGATTCAGTGCACAGTATGCCACTATCAAGTCTCATCGCATGAGCTCGACCGCCTTGGCCAATCTGCGACAAGTAGATGATGAGTCCCTCAGAAAATTCATGGACGGATTTGGGCTCACAACTGTCCAAATTCGAAATCTCAATCCCGAGATATCGTTGCATTCCATGCTCCTCATCTTACGCCTTGACAAGTTCGTAGACAATTTGTTCAAAAAACCACTTGGTAGAATGGACGAACTACGCGAACGAGCCAAGAGCTACATACAAATAGAAGAAATGACCAGATTTAGGAATGAAGTCTGGCAAGCCGGACAGAAGTGCGACAAGCGCAAAGCACACACTAAAGGCCCCAAGTACGAGCATTACACACCCTTAATGACCAATCATACTACGATTCTCAAGGAAGCATTGAACCTGAAGGTACCCATCTGGCTACTCCAGACGAAACCTCCCAGGTCGGGGTTAGATGTAACCAAATACTACAGATATCACCGAGGTATTGGTCATAATATCGAATACTGCTGGGCCCTAAAGGAcaagataaaagaaattatacaaGCTGGGTACTTAACTCAGTTTGTTAAAAGACCAGACAACCACCAAGTAGGACCAAGACTCGGAGGACATCCAAAAGAGCAGCATAGGAACCATGAAGCAGACAAAAGAAGAGCAGAAGATCAAGGCAGACAAAGACACCAACAACAGCGGCGTGGGCGACAACCTCCACCAGAACAGGAACCAGCCTAAACACATCAGAGGTGTAATCAACACCATCGCTGACAGTTTTTCCTATGGAGGATAGTCTAGCCATTTTCAAAAATGACATTTACACGCCATTTATGACATCCACATTAACTTTGTTGATGCACCCTTATAGTGAAGTCTCCCTCTTATCACCTTTACGGACAGGGACTTCAAGGGCATCAACCTCGTCAACCAAGACGACCATGTGGTTGTCTCCATCATCATTCTGATCTTCATAGTGTCCAGAGTCCTCATCGACCAAGGAAGTTCCGTTGATATCCTATACTGGAAAACCTTCTAGAGACTCGAAGTCTCACCCAACACTATCCACCCTTACGCCAGTCCACTCCTCGACTTTGTAGGCGAGAGAGTTGAGACCAGAGGCTACATGGTCATTGATGACCACTTTTGGTCAAGGCAAGCTCTCCAAGAGCTTTACCATCACATATCTACTGCTTGACCTAAACACATTATACTTTGACTTAATTGGAAGGAAGACACTCAACGAGCTTGGAGCCGTAGTGTCCATGCTCCATCTAACAATGAAATTCCCTACACTAACAGGGGAGATTGTAACCATTAAGGCTGACCAAAAGCAAGCACGATAATGCTATGCAGAGAGCCTAAAGGTAGCACCATATCCTCCCATCTGGGAGCCTGCCATGCCTCACC
The Glycine max cultivar Williams 82 chromosome 16, Glycine_max_v4.0, whole genome shotgun sequence genome window above contains:
- the LOC100305411 gene encoding protein kinase isoform X1, yielding MGLCFSSSSSTPHSSSLNRPQQYSGSASTDTKNVGFSATTSSAGKSQFSEIASGSINSSQGSLPLPLPSPDGQILERPNLKVFSFGDLKSATKSFKSDTLLGEGGFGRVYKGWLDEKTLSPAKAGSGMVVAIKKLNPESTQGFQEWQSEVNFLGRLSHPNLVKLLGYCWDDDELLLVYEFLPKGSLENHLFRRNPNIEPLSWNTRLKIAIGAARGLAFLHASEKQVIYRDFKASNILLDLNFNAKISDFGLAKLGPSGGQSHVTTRVMGTYGYAAPEYIATGHLYVKSDVYGFGVVLLEILTGMRALDTKRPTGQQNLVEWTKPLLSSKKKLKTIMDAKIVGQYSPKAAFQAAQLTVKCLEHDPKQRPSMKEVLEGLEAIEAIHEKSKESKTRNSYQSPRQRVVRV
- the LOC106796437 gene encoding uncharacterized protein codes for the protein MVSTWSGLRRETPLAYSHPPLAAMTDTNIVQQLQNHVAEIERHHEKELTKLKGVALTCYGGLPPRPIDNFDTLIERFSAQYATIKSHRMSSTALANLRQVDDESLRKFMDGFGLTTVQIRNLNPEISLHSMLLILRLDKFVDNLFKKPLGRMDELRERAKSYIQIEEMTRFRNEVWQAGQKCDKRKAHTKGPKYEHYTPLMTNHTTILKEALNLKVPIWLLQTKPPRSGLDVTKYYRYHRGIGHNIEYCWALKDKIKEIIQAGYLTQFVKRPDNHQVGPRLGGHPKEQHRNHEADKRRAEDQGRQRHQQQRRGRQPPPEQEPA
- the LOC100305411 gene encoding protein kinase, which gives rise to MVVAIKKLNPESTQGFQEWQKSEDSIVWSEVNFLGRLSHPNLVKLLGYCWDDDELLLVYEFLPKGSLENHLFRRNPNIEPLSWNTRLKIAIGAARGLAFLHASEKQVIYRDFKASNILLDLNFNAKISDFGLAKLGPSGGQSHVTTRVMGTYGYAAPEYIATGHLYVKSDVYGFGVVLLEILTGMRALDTKRPTGQQNLVEWTKPLLSSKKKLKTIMDAKIVGQYSPKAAFQAAQLTVKCLEHDPKQRPSMKEVLEGLEAIEAIHEKSKESKTRNSYQSPRQRVVRV